Proteins encoded together in one Thermococcus gammatolerans EJ3 window:
- a CDS encoding RNase J family beta-CASP ribonuclease, giving the protein MIRIYTISGYEEVGKNMTAVGYSDGKKEEIVIIDVGIRLDRVLIHEDVNIQEFPTKELQRLGAIPDDSIIRNKRVVAIALTHGHLDHIGAIGKIAPHYPDVPVYGTPYTIKLAKSEVKSEKYFDVKNPMYETEFGEIVQVSENLAIEFVRSTHSIPQAAMVVVHTPDGAVVHTGDFKFDNNNPLGERPDYKRLKELGKEGVKVLIPESTRVGEPTKTPSEAVAQMLLEDFFLYEGMEADGLIATTFASHIARLQELIWIANRMGRQAVFIGRSLAKYTGIAKQLGLIKMKGSRVLRSPTAIKKVLAEVSQARENYLLIVTGHQGEPGAVLTRMANGELYDIGKRDTVVFSAGTIPNPLNRAQRYILETKLRMKGVRMIKDMHVSGHASREDHRYLIRMLNPENIVPAHGEFQMLTQYAELAEEEGYLIGRDVFVSRNGYTVEIE; this is encoded by the coding sequence ATGATACGGATTTATACCATCAGCGGCTACGAGGAAGTAGGTAAAAATATGACCGCCGTCGGCTACTCCGATGGCAAAAAGGAAGAGATCGTTATAATCGACGTTGGAATAAGACTCGACCGCGTTCTCATCCATGAGGACGTTAACATCCAGGAGTTCCCCACCAAAGAGCTCCAGAGGCTTGGGGCGATTCCCGACGATTCTATTATACGGAACAAGCGCGTCGTTGCCATAGCCTTAACTCACGGACACTTGGATCACATCGGGGCGATAGGGAAGATAGCGCCCCACTACCCTGACGTTCCCGTTTACGGAACCCCCTACACGATAAAGCTTGCCAAGAGCGAAGTTAAGAGCGAGAAGTATTTCGACGTAAAAAATCCCATGTACGAGACGGAATTCGGTGAAATAGTGCAGGTAAGCGAGAACCTCGCGATAGAGTTCGTCCGCTCAACTCATTCAATCCCTCAGGCGGCTATGGTGGTCGTTCACACGCCGGACGGTGCCGTCGTCCACACCGGCGACTTCAAGTTCGATAACAACAACCCCCTGGGTGAGAGACCCGACTACAAGCGCCTTAAAGAACTTGGCAAAGAGGGCGTTAAAGTCCTCATACCTGAATCAACTCGCGTTGGAGAGCCGACGAAGACTCCAAGCGAGGCAGTTGCACAGATGCTCCTTGAGGACTTCTTCCTCTACGAGGGGATGGAAGCTGATGGGCTCATAGCGACGACTTTCGCAAGTCACATCGCCCGACTTCAGGAGCTAATCTGGATAGCCAACAGGATGGGCAGGCAGGCCGTCTTCATAGGTCGCTCCCTGGCCAAGTACACAGGGATAGCGAAGCAGCTCGGACTTATAAAGATGAAGGGATCCAGGGTTCTCAGGAGCCCCACTGCAATAAAGAAGGTTCTCGCAGAGGTCTCGCAGGCGAGGGAGAACTACCTACTCATCGTCACCGGCCATCAGGGCGAACCGGGAGCTGTGCTAACGCGGATGGCAAACGGAGAGCTCTACGACATTGGAAAGCGCGACACGGTAGTGTTTTCGGCCGGAACGATACCGAATCCCCTCAACAGGGCCCAGCGTTACATCCTCGAAACCAAACTCCGGATGAAGGGCGTGAGAATGATCAAGGACATGCACGTTTCAGGCCACGCGAGCAGGGAGGATCACCGCTACCTCATAAGGATGCTTAACCCGGAGAACATCGTTCCTGCCCACGGCGAGTTTCAGATGCTCACACAGTACGCGGAGCTGGCCGAAGAGGAGGGCTACCTCATTGGCAGGGACGTCTTCGTTTCGAGGAACGGCTACACCGTCGAGATTGAATGA
- a CDS encoding polyprenyl synthetase family protein: MTDYNELFTRIRKLAGDVDKIILELVPEKEPKTLYDAARHYPLAGGKRVRPFVVLRATEAVGGDPEKALYPAAAVEFIHNYSLVHDDIMDMDELRRGRPTVHKVWGINMAILAGDLLFSKAFEAVAKAKVDPDKKARILEVLVKTSNELCEGQALDIEFETRDEVTVDEYLKMISGKTGALFDGSATIGAIVGTDNEEYIQALSKWGRNVGIAFQIWDDVLDLIADEKKLGKPVGSDIRKGKKTLIVSHFFQNASEDDKAEFLKVFGKYAGDAKGDALIHDERVKEEVERAIELLKKYGSIDYAAQYAKDLVKEANEALKVLPESEARRDLELLAEFLVEREF, translated from the coding sequence ATGACTGACTACAATGAACTCTTCACGCGGATCAGAAAACTAGCAGGGGATGTCGATAAAATTATCCTCGAACTCGTTCCCGAAAAAGAACCAAAGACCCTTTACGATGCCGCCAGGCACTATCCCCTCGCCGGTGGCAAGAGGGTTCGCCCCTTCGTCGTTCTGCGGGCAACGGAGGCCGTCGGTGGCGACCCAGAGAAAGCCCTATACCCAGCGGCCGCCGTCGAGTTCATCCACAACTATTCGCTGGTTCACGACGACATAATGGATATGGACGAACTTCGCAGGGGAAGGCCAACCGTCCACAAGGTTTGGGGAATTAACATGGCCATCTTGGCTGGCGACTTACTGTTCTCAAAGGCCTTCGAGGCGGTAGCTAAGGCCAAAGTAGACCCAGATAAGAAGGCGAGAATCCTTGAGGTTCTCGTGAAGACCTCCAATGAGCTCTGCGAGGGTCAGGCTTTGGACATAGAGTTTGAGACGAGGGACGAGGTAACGGTTGACGAGTACCTCAAGATGATTAGCGGAAAGACAGGGGCGCTCTTCGACGGCTCGGCAACGATAGGTGCAATCGTCGGGACTGACAATGAGGAGTACATCCAAGCCCTCTCGAAGTGGGGAAGGAACGTGGGAATCGCCTTCCAGATATGGGACGACGTGCTCGATTTAATAGCCGACGAGAAGAAGCTCGGAAAGCCCGTCGGGAGCGACATAAGGAAGGGCAAGAAGACGCTCATAGTCAGCCACTTCTTCCAGAACGCAAGCGAGGATGATAAGGCCGAATTCCTCAAAGTCTTCGGCAAATATGCAGGAGACGCCAAGGGCGACGCGCTCATTCACGACGAGAGGGTAAAGGAAGAAGTCGAGAGAGCCATCGAGCTTCTGAAGAAGTACGGCAGCATCGACTACGCCGCTCAGTACGCCAAGGACCTCGTGAAGGAAGCCAATGAGGCGTTAAAGGTTCTCCCTGAGAGCGAGGCTAGGAGAGATTTGGAGCTTCTGGCTGAGTTCTTAGTTGAGAGGGAGTTCTGA